The Hevea brasiliensis isolate MT/VB/25A 57/8 chromosome 9, ASM3005281v1, whole genome shotgun sequence nucleotide sequence TTCAACCCCATCCGATGCAGCCTCAGGGAATCATGCATCAGGGCCAGGGCTTGAGTTTTCCACCTCAAATGGGTCCTCAGCTGCCTCCTCAGTTAGGCAACTTAGGAATTGGGATCACCTCACAATATCCTCAACAACAGGGAGGAAAATTTGGTGGTCCTCGTAAAACAACAGTTAAGATAACTGATCCAAGAACGCATGAAGAGTTGAGGCTTGATAAGCGGACAGACACATATGTAGATGGCGGATCATCAGCCCTTAGACATCATCCTAATATGCCTCCTCAATCCCAGCCAATTCCGTCATTTGCACCTACTCATCCAATCAATTACTATTCAAATTCTTATAATCAAAGTAATCTATTTTTTCAACCTTCGAGTTCACTACCGCATACCAGTGGCCAGATAGCACCCAATTCTCAGCCAACTAGGTTTAACTATTCTGTTAGCCAAGGTCCACAAAATGTATCATCCTTGAATCCACCTTCCCTTAATTCTCTGCCGGTTAACAAGTCTGGGACTTCAATGCATGTGGCAGAACCATCAAATGCGGAACATACTCGCGATGCACATAATGTGATCTCATCTGCTTCTTCAGGAACTGTACAGGTGAAAGTGAAACCAACAGCTAGTTTTATTGGGGAGAAGGTTGTGGATTCAGTGTCATCTAATAGCTCGTCTGCAATTGAAAAGGTTGGATATGTTAAACCTTCAGGGCCCTCCATGGAAGCTAATTCATCTAATGTACAAAAGGATTTAGAGAAAGTTCTAGAAAGTTCTTCACTGCATTCAAAACCTGATAGTGAATCTTCAACATCCAAATCATTGCTGGTGGAATCTAGACAATCTGCTGCAGTCACTGTTGATAGTGTGGCACCCAATTCTTCATTGCCTGCTGCTCCTGCTCTATCTGAAGAATTAATGCTTGTTGGGAGCAACAGTGAAGGCAAAAGAAAGGAAACTCTGAGTAGGTCAAACTCCATTAAGGATCATCAGAAGAAGCCAGGCAAAAAAGTACATAACCAGTCCCAGCAACAGGTACTGTGCTGTAATTTTGAAaggaccttttttttttaatttttttttaatcaccatTCAAATTCTGTTTCAGACTGTTTTATCAGCGTGGATTTGTCTTTTACAGATTGGTGGGCAATCTAGCTCAATGTCAGGCTTTTCTTGTCATAATGTAGAACGGCGAATATCTTCTAACAGCGGATTGTCTGATTCTGTAGAAAGTAAAAGAATTCTTACTTCTTCATCAGCAACCAGTGAAGGCTTGGCAGAATTAAGGCAGGAATCAGTTCCAATGATCAGTGCTTCAACTTCTCAAGTGTCTGAAGCCAAATTTGATGATTCTGTAAATGGTTTTGTTGGTGTTCCTTCCGAATTTTCTGGTGTTCAAGGTATTGTTGATATTGCAGATTCTGCTCATCAAGCTAAGGTAAATGATTTTTCCCGACAGGAACAGCTTAATTATGGAACTCCAGAAACTGAAGGGCAAGGACACAAGGGATTGCCTAAAGGTCCCAAACAAGATGATAATATTTCGGAGATTTCTTCAGGATCTATTACTTCAAAATCAGCAGACATAGTCAATCAAAGTACGGAGGAATCTGCTTCAACAGGTACAGATTTTGGCAATGAGGTTATAAACATAGAGACCATGCAGGAAGGGCTAGATGAACCTGTGACTTGCCACATAGAAAATAACGGGATGTCAGATAACATGATTGTTTCTGCATCCAAAAATTTGGAATCTGCAGATGTTGGAAAGTTCCATTCTGATGACAACCTGATGTCGGATGAGTCTTCAAGCAAAAGTGATAATATGGGTGGTAAAGAAGTATCTGTTATGAAATCTGGTGCATCAGATCAGCAGTGTGCCCCAGTTACAACTTCGGACCTTACTGAGGCAACTTCAAGGCATGAAGGAGAAGTTGTGGAAAATAGTGGTGCTGGCTTGGTCTCCCTTGCAGTATCGAGTTCCAAGGACAAAGCTGTTGACCTGACTAGGACAAAGAGTACCACTGCCAAGCTGAAGAATAAGAGAAGGGAATATCTTCGGAAAGCTGATGCTGCTGGGACAACTTCTGATCTTTATATGGCATATAAAGGtccagaagaaaagaaagaaagtgttGCTTCTGCAGAAGCAATGGAAAACACCTCTACTAGCTCTAATGTGAAGCAGGCACCTGTGGACACACTTGAAGTGGATTCCATGACAAGTGAGACAGGCATCCAGAATAAAGCTGAGCCGGATGATTGGGAAGATGCTGCTGACATCTCTACACCAAAACTGGAAACTTCAGATAATGGGGAGCAGGCACTTGGTGGGTTAATGCAACATGGCAGAATTGAGAATGCTAATACAGCAAAAAAGTATTCCAGAGACTTCCTTCTGAAATTTTCTGAGCAATATACTGATCTTCCTGAACATTTTGAAATTTCATCTGATATTGCAGAGGCTTTTAGTCTTTCTCATTTTGTTGAACGGGATTCATATCCTAGTCCTGTAAGAGTCATTGACAGGTCAAATAGTGGATCTCGGATGGACCGTCGTGGAAGTGGTATGGCTGATGATGATCGATGGAGTAAACTACCTGGTCCCTTTGGCATGGGGAGGGATTTACGTGTGGATATTGGTTTTGGAGGTAATACTGGATTTCGACCTGGCCAAGGAGCAAATTATGGTGTTCTAAGGAATCCACGAGCACAGAGTCCTCAATATGTGGGAGGTATCCTATCCGGGCCTGTGCAGTCAATGGGTCCTCAGGGAGGTATGCAAAGAAATAGCCCAGATGCTGATAGGTGGCAGCGTGCTACGAATTTCCAACAAAAGGGATTGATTCCTTCTCCTCAGACTCCATTGCAGATGATGCACAAGGCTGAGAAAAAGTACGAAGTGGGTAAAGTGTCAGATGAAGAAGAGGCCAAACAAAGGCAGTTGAAAGCTATCTTGAACAAGCTAACTCCGCAGAATTTTGAAAAACTTTTTGAGCAAGTGAAAGCAGTTAACATAGACAATACTGCCACACTTACTGGTGTTATCTCGCAGATCTTTGACAAAGCTTTAATGGAGCCTACTTTCTGTGAAATGTATGCCAACTTTTGCTATCATCTGGCTGGAGGATTACCTGATTTTACTAAAGATAATGAAAAGATAACTTTCAAGAGGTTACTTCTTAACAAGTGCCAGGAGGAATTTGAGAGAGGGGAGAGAGAGCAAGAAGAAGCTAATAAAGCTGATGTGGACGGTGAGACTAAACAGTCTgaagaagaaagagaagaaaaaagaatTAAGGCACGAAGACGAATGCTTGGCAATATAAGACTAATTGGGGAGTTGTATAAGAAGAAAATGTTAACTGAGAGAATAATGCATGAATGCATCAAAAAACTCCTGGGTCAGTATCAGAATCCTGATGAGGAAGATGTTGAGGCTTTATGCAAACTAATGAGCACAATTGGATATATGATTGACCATCCCAAAGCCAAGGAGCATATGGATGCCTATTTTGACACGATGGCAAAGTTATCAAACAACATGAAACTATCTTCGAGGGTAAGGTTTATGTTAAGGGATGCCATTGATCTGAGAAAGAACAAATGGCAGCAGAGGAGGAAGGTTGAAGGGCCAAAAAAGATTGAGGAAGTGCATAGAGACGCTGCTCAAGAACGGCAGCATCAAACTAGTAGGCTGTCTCGCAATCCTAGCATAAATTCTTCTGCAAGAAAGGCACTTGGGGATTTTGGGCCAAGAGGTTCGGCCATGTTATCTTCCCCAAATGCTCAGATGGGTGGTTTCCATGGTTTGCCTGCCCAGGTTCGCGGGTATGGGACCCAGGATGTTCGTTTTGAGGAGAGGCAGCCATATGAGGCTAGGACTTTGTCAGTTCCCTTACCTCGGCCTCTTGGTGATGATTCAATTACTTTGGGTCCACAAGGTGGGCTTGCCAGAGGAATGTCTATTAGAGGGCTACCTGCAATGGCAAGCACTCCTGTAGCTGATCTCTCTGCTAGCTCAGGCGACTCGAGAAGAATCGCCGCAGGTTTGAATGGTTTTAGTACTGTGTCTGAGAGGCCAGCTTATAGTCCAAGGGAGGATTTTGTTGCAAGATATGCTCCTGAGAGATTTGCAGTTCCAGCTGCTTTTGATCAAATGAGTGCTCAGGAACGAAATATGAGTTATGTCAATAGGGATACTAGGAATCAAGATCGCAGTTTTGATAGACCTCATGCAACATCTCCACCTGCAACAGCTCAGGTACCAGCTGTCACCCAAAATATTCCATCAGAAAAGGTGTGGCCTGAAGAAAAACTACGAGACAAGTCAATGGCAGCAATTAAAGAATTTTACAGGTATCTCATGCAAGCATTTAATACCCAAGTATTTGTCTTGTGTTGGTTTTTATTTTATTGCATTAGAATCAGGATTCATTAGTATTAaagttaataatttgaccaaTGATTTAATATATAGCTTCTCCAATTATCATCTGTGGTTGGATATGTCACTGAACTAATTTCTTCAAAAAATAGATATGCATTTAGGTCAGTGGTCCATTTAGCATGCTTAGAATTCTAGTGTCAAGTGATGTGCAACCTGGGATTGAACTTCAGTGAAATTTAAGAATAGATGTAGTGCaatttagaatatatatatatatatatatatatatatatatatatatatatatatatatatattccttttgGTTCAATTTTGTCCCAAATGTCTATTATGCaccacactttttttttttttttttttttgcatcttCATTTGGAATTTTGGATAGTCATGTTTATAGATATCAAATGTTATTTAGTGTAACATAGCATGCACagaagttatgattttatttattgACAACAGAGTGTAATTTGACATTTTCAGTGTCAGAGACGAGAAAGAAGTTGCTTTGTGCATCAAGGAATTGAATTCGTTAAGTTTCCATCCTTCAATGATCTCTCTCTGGGTGACGGATTCATTTGAGAGGAAGGACATGGAGAGAGATCTTTTGGCTAAACTTCTTGTCAATCTTGCAAAGTCTCAAGATGGCATATTAACTCCACCCCAGCTCATCAAAGGGTAAGATATTGCTACTCTGTATTTGTTGCTTCCTAGCTTTacttttttattagttaataatagATAATATAATATGCGTCTGTTTGATTCCTTTTGGCCAGGTTTGAGTCAGTTCTCACCTCTTTGGAGGATGCTGTTAATGATGCCCCAAAAGCAGCAGAATTTCTTGGCCGCATGTTTGCCAAAGTTGTATTAGAAAATTTAGTCCCTTTGACAGAGATTGGGCAGCTATTACATGAAGGTGGAGAGGAGCGAGGCCGTCTTCTTGAGGTTGGACTTGCAGGGGATGTTCTTGGAAGTACATTGGAGATGATAAAAGCAGAGAAAGGGGAGAGTGTCTTAAATGAGATTCGAATTAGCTCCAATTTGCATCTGGAGGATTTCCGGCCTCCAGATCCTAACAGATCAAGGATACtagaaaattttatttagatGATAGTGATGCTCATTGTAATCTTTgttagaacaaaaaaaaaaaaaaaaatttcccacTGTCTAGTGCATCTAGGTTATAGTTTGCAAAAATATTTTTCGACATGGGTGGGTGGTGGGGACTTATATGGGGTTATAATCTCAATGTCCTAATGTTATTCTTTAAAATATTCACTGCAATTATGAAAGGTTCAATTGAGCATCGGAATTTTAGGACTTCAAATCACTGGGGGGGAGGGGGAGAGGATATTGGAACAACCGTTTATGTTATCATGTTATCCGTGatcaattatttttcatgatttttatgtCAATGTATTTATGTTACCTAACCAATTGATGGTATGCGATTGTAGCTGCGGTCGCTTATGGATGGAAGGGTCAATGGCTCCTGCTGAGAGAAGATTGTTGCCAAGTATGGTGCATCATGCGTTTCTTGTGAAACGTCTAGGATTGCTAATGCTGCTTTGGCAACTCCTTTTTGGACGTTCTGTGCTTGCTGCTGAGTGctctttgaatatatatatatatatatataattactatCTTAATTGAGTATATGGCAGTAAAAATATCTCAAATAAATACAAAAAACTTCGTCGAGCTCAGAGGCTAAACAAAAGTGCTCGGGGTCTACCCCAGCTCAGCTACCATCGAAAGTCTCAATTATGAAAACAAGGAGAATGCAAAAGAACATAAAAGAAGCAATGCATATGTTCTCATTGAGGACATCCCTTCTCCTTCCGCTCAAATCAACTAGAATAactagtatatatatataagaattgTTAGCCAACAGTGACAAATCTCCACTATGACAAGTCCTTaatatcaaatatatatattgGATTACAGAGTGCAGTTTGCATCAAATATCAGAGACGGAAAGGTTTAGCGTAGACATCAAAGCTGGCAAGCAGTAGATACAATTTTGAGGAGTTGCTTAATGCGGACGATGGTCTTCACATCCATGATGGCCGCTTCTTTTACAGATTTTTTTGGGCATATCACAACTAATGACAGAAAAAGAATTGCAATGAGATTAATCATTATTGCATAATGcccatttataattttattttttaatttaatttttaataatattttaaataagataaattattattattaaattaattttaaa carries:
- the LOC110663929 gene encoding eukaryotic translation initiation factor 4G isoform X2; translation: MSLNQSRSDKSESHYLKSGRSAGSNQQRTSSGAYGKGGGGGPAPSPSSSISSNRSFKKPNNVQGRQSRVHVPAVNSSDPANSSAPRHVQNGAHVQPPLHGASDAHVSIGTGKPNEMQITQRSTRAVPKVPTSQSPTMNSENASPMTPAKGPADASKAFPFQFGSISPGFMNGMQIPARTSSAPPNLDEQKRDQARHDTFRSVPPLPTPAPKQQLPRKDVGGVDHSSAGEAHPMPKAKKDVQVSTAQPVSQTQKPSVLPLPMPSMQMPFHQPPVSVQFGGPNPQMQSQGLTPTSLQMPMPMAALPMGSAPQVQQPMFVQGLQPHPMQPQGIMHQGQGLSFPPQMGPQLPPQLGNLGIGITSQYPQQQGGKFGGPRKTTVKITDPRTHEELRLDKRTDTYVDGGSSALRHHPNMPPQSQPIPSFAPTHPINYYSNSYNQSNLFFQPSSSLPHTSGQIAPNSQPTRFNYSVSQGPQNVSSLNPPSLNSLPVNKSGTSMHVAEPSNAEHTRDAHNVISSASSGTVQVKVKPTASFIGEKVVDSVSSNSSSAIEKVGYVKPSGPSMEANSSNVQKDLEKVLESSSLHSKPDSESSTSKSLLVESRQSAAVTVDSVAPNSSLPAAPALSEELMLVGSNSEGKRKETLSRSNSIKDHQKKPGKKVHNQSQQQIGGQSSSMSGFSCHNVERRISSNSGLSDSVESKRILTSSSATSEGLAELRQESVPMISASTSQVSEAKFDDSEQLNYGTPETEGQGHKGLPKGPKQDDNISEISSGSITSKSADIVNQSTEESASTGTDFGNEVINIETMQEGLDEPVTCHIENNGMSDNMIVSASKNLESADVGKFHSDDNLMSDESSSKSDNMGGKEVSVMKSGASDQQCAPVTTSDLTEATSRHEGEVVENSGAGLVSLAVSSSKDKAVDLTRTKSTTAKLKNKRREYLRKADAAGTTSDLYMAYKGPEEKKESVASAEAMENTSTSSNVKQAPVDTLEVDSMTSETGIQNKAEPDDWEDAADISTPKLETSDNGEQALGGLMQHGRIENANTAKKYSRDFLLKFSEQYTDLPEHFEISSDIAEAFSLSHFVERDSYPSPVRVIDRSNSGSRMDRRGSGMADDDRWSKLPGPFGMGRDLRVDIGFGGNTGFRPGQGANYGVLRNPRAQSPQYVGGILSGPVQSMGPQGGMQRNSPDADRWQRATNFQQKGLIPSPQTPLQMMHKAEKKYEVGKVSDEEEAKQRQLKAILNKLTPQNFEKLFEQVKAVNIDNTATLTGVISQIFDKALMEPTFCEMYANFCYHLAGGLPDFTKDNEKITFKRLLLNKCQEEFERGEREQEEANKADVDGETKQSEEEREEKRIKARRRMLGNIRLIGELYKKKMLTERIMHECIKKLLGQYQNPDEEDVEALCKLMSTIGYMIDHPKAKEHMDAYFDTMAKLSNNMKLSSRVRFMLRDAIDLRKNKWQQRRKVEGPKKIEEVHRDAAQERQHQTSRLSRNPSINSSARKALGDFGPRGSAMLSSPNAQMGGFHGLPAQVRGYGTQDVRFEERQPYEARTLSVPLPRPLGDDSITLGPQGGLARGMSIRGLPAMASTPVADLSASSGDSRRIAAGLNGFSTVSERPAYSPREDFVARYAPERFAVPAAFDQMSAQERNMSYVNRDTRNQDRSFDRPHATSPPATAQVPAVTQNIPSEKVWPEEKLRDKSMAAIKEFYSVRDEKEVALCIKELNSLSFHPSMISLWVTDSFERKDMERDLLAKLLVNLAKSQDGILTPPQLIKGFESVLTSLEDAVNDAPKAAEFLGRMFAKVVLENLVPLTEIGQLLHEGGEERGRLLEVGLAGDVLGSTLEMIKAEKGESVLNEIRISSNLHLEDFRPPDPNRSRILENFI
- the LOC110663929 gene encoding eukaryotic translation initiation factor 4G isoform X1, with the protein product MSLNQSRSDKSESHYLKSGRSAGSNQQRTSSGAYGKGGGGGPAPSPSSSISSNRSFKKPNNVQGRQSRVHVPAVNSSDPANSSAPRHVQNGAHVQPPLHGASDAHVSIGTGKPNEMQITQRSTRAVPKVPTSQSPTMNSENASPMTPAKGPADASKAFPFQFGSISPGFMNGMQIPARTSSAPPNLDEQKRDQARHDTFRSVPPLPTPAPKQQLPRKDVGGVDHSSAGEAHPMPKAKKDVQVSTAQPVSQTQKPSVLPLPMPSMQMPFHQPPVSVQFGGPNPQMQSQGLTPTSLQMPMPMAALPMGSAPQVQQPMFVQGLQPHPMQPQGIMHQGQGLSFPPQMGPQLPPQLGNLGIGITSQYPQQQGGKFGGPRKTTVKITDPRTHEELRLDKRTDTYVDGGSSALRHHPNMPPQSQPIPSFAPTHPINYYSNSYNQSNLFFQPSSSLPHTSGQIAPNSQPTRFNYSVSQGPQNVSSLNPPSLNSLPVNKSGTSMHVAEPSNAEHTRDAHNVISSASSGTVQVKVKPTASFIGEKVVDSVSSNSSSAIEKVGYVKPSGPSMEANSSNVQKDLEKVLESSSLHSKPDSESSTSKSLLVESRQSAAVTVDSVAPNSSLPAAPALSEELMLVGSNSEGKRKETLSRSNSIKDHQKKPGKKVHNQSQQQIGGQSSSMSGFSCHNVERRISSNSGLSDSVESKRILTSSSATSEGLAELRQESVPMISASTSQVSEAKFDDSVNGFVGVPSEFSGVQGIVDIADSAHQAKVNDFSRQEQLNYGTPETEGQGHKGLPKGPKQDDNISEISSGSITSKSADIVNQSTEESASTGTDFGNEVINIETMQEGLDEPVTCHIENNGMSDNMIVSASKNLESADVGKFHSDDNLMSDESSSKSDNMGGKEVSVMKSGASDQQCAPVTTSDLTEATSRHEGEVVENSGAGLVSLAVSSSKDKAVDLTRTKSTTAKLKNKRREYLRKADAAGTTSDLYMAYKGPEEKKESVASAEAMENTSTSSNVKQAPVDTLEVDSMTSETGIQNKAEPDDWEDAADISTPKLETSDNGEQALGGLMQHGRIENANTAKKYSRDFLLKFSEQYTDLPEHFEISSDIAEAFSLSHFVERDSYPSPVRVIDRSNSGSRMDRRGSGMADDDRWSKLPGPFGMGRDLRVDIGFGGNTGFRPGQGANYGVLRNPRAQSPQYVGGILSGPVQSMGPQGGMQRNSPDADRWQRATNFQQKGLIPSPQTPLQMMHKAEKKYEVGKVSDEEEAKQRQLKAILNKLTPQNFEKLFEQVKAVNIDNTATLTGVISQIFDKALMEPTFCEMYANFCYHLAGGLPDFTKDNEKITFKRLLLNKCQEEFERGEREQEEANKADVDGETKQSEEEREEKRIKARRRMLGNIRLIGELYKKKMLTERIMHECIKKLLGQYQNPDEEDVEALCKLMSTIGYMIDHPKAKEHMDAYFDTMAKLSNNMKLSSRVRFMLRDAIDLRKNKWQQRRKVEGPKKIEEVHRDAAQERQHQTSRLSRNPSINSSARKALGDFGPRGSAMLSSPNAQMGGFHGLPAQVRGYGTQDVRFEERQPYEARTLSVPLPRPLGDDSITLGPQGGLARGMSIRGLPAMASTPVADLSASSGDSRRIAAGLNGFSTVSERPAYSPREDFVARYAPERFAVPAAFDQMSAQERNMSYVNRDTRNQDRSFDRPHATSPPATAQVPAVTQNIPSEKVWPEEKLRDKSMAAIKEFYSVRDEKEVALCIKELNSLSFHPSMISLWVTDSFERKDMERDLLAKLLVNLAKSQDGILTPPQLIKGFESVLTSLEDAVNDAPKAAEFLGRMFAKVVLENLVPLTEIGQLLHEGGEERGRLLEVGLAGDVLGSTLEMIKAEKGESVLNEIRISSNLHLEDFRPPDPNRSRILENFI